A genome region from Coffea arabica cultivar ET-39 chromosome 7e, Coffea Arabica ET-39 HiFi, whole genome shotgun sequence includes the following:
- the LOC113699300 gene encoding EID1-like F-box protein 2 isoform X1 translates to MPGAGQEQHLSSRAACSRGVETILWSCYLVKKMIITKQYRCIHSASCLCTKGHLTQEVIFLLFQHLNWNPKLIATLSSVCKWFDDLAKRVLWKEFCKTRAPKMMLDLETGGSHSVDGNWRALGKLLIYCSGCTKGGLFNSIHIPGHFVYRTRFSRTSGKSFLLPQCRTDVLYVSDPCEHLDQGEEGDVGFFRGVFKSFATSKVRKLLIKREAPLHPTEVCPYCKAKLWSMLQARLIPSSASCRLGAYEDCIEYYVCLNGHVLGICTLLPLSDSEEASELE, encoded by the exons ATGCCAGGAGCTGGTCAGGAACAGCACCTGAGCTCAAGAGCTGCTTgctcaag AGGAGTGGAAACTATTCTCTGGAGCTGCTACTTGGTCAAGAAGATGATTATTACTAAGCAGTACCGCTGCATACACTCGGCAAGTTGTCTGTGCACAAAAGGGCATCTAACTCAGGAAGTGATATTCCTACTTTTCCAGCATCTGAATTGGAATCCAAAACTTATTGCGACTCTTTCTTCTGTTTGTAAATGGTTTGATGACCTAGCCAAAAGAGTTCTTTGGAAGGAGTTTTGCAAAACTAGGGCTCCCAAGATGATGCTTGATTTGGAAACTGGTGGGAGCCATAGTGTTGATGGGAATTGGCGGGCACTTGGCAAGTTGCTTATTTACTGTTCTGGATGTACCAAGGGTGGCTTGTTCAACAGCATTCACATTCCTGGACACTTTGTTTATAGGACGCGTTTTTCCAGGACATCAGGAAAGAGCTTCTTGTTACCACAATGCAGAACAGATGTTCTATATGTATCTGATCCATGTGAACATCTTGACCAGGGAGAAGAGGGGGATGTCGGATTTTTCCGGGGAGTTTTTAAATCTTTTGCGACTTCAAAGGTTCGTAAGTTGCTAATCAAAAGGGAAGCCCCACTGCATCCGACAGAGGTATGCCCTTATTGCAAGGCAAAGTTGTGGAGCATGCTGCAAGCAAGGTTGATACCATCAAGTGCCAGCTGCAGATTGGGCGCTTATGAAGATTGCATTGAGTATTACGTGTGCCTGAATGGTCACGTTCTTGGAATATGCACCctcttgcctttgtctgattCGGAGGAAGCATCTGAGCTGGAGTAA
- the LOC140004209 gene encoding uncharacterized protein has product MWNFASNCLAGRTKKDILRPAQDVMDSSDDDASSITSGEEGLECPICWESFNIVENVPYVLWCGHTLCKNCILGLQWAVVKFPPLPIQLPLFISCPWCNLLSLRLVYKGNLRFPRKNFFLLWMLESMNGDRVKSRSAFCGDQQQAWSSGGKATGNSSIRRAHYMHNSESSGTNHSNTRTNSYIAAERLCASLKKSLVFFVHLTAKFPLVVIFLLITLYAIPASAAILALYVLITVLFALPSFLILYFAYPSLDWLVREIIT; this is encoded by the coding sequence ATGTGGAACTTTGCATCCAATTGTCTAGCTGGTAGGACTAAGAAAGATATCCTGAGGCCAGCTCAGGATGTAATGGATTCCTCAGATGATGACGCTTCTTCCATTACCAGCGGAGAGGAGGGATTGGAGTGCCCTATATGCTGGGAATCCTTCAATATAGTGGAAAATGTACCTTATGTCCTGTGGTGTGGCCATACACTTTGTAAAAACTGCATCCTAGGTCTACAATGGGCTGTTGTGAAATTCCCCCCTTTACCGATCCAGCTTCCTCTTTTTATATCATGCCCCTGGTGCAATCTCTTATCGCTTCGACTAGTTTACAAGGGAAACCTTAGGTTTCCTCGGAAAAACTTCTTTCTTCTCTGGATGCTTGAGAGTATGAATGGTGACCGAGTAAAGTCACGTTCTGCCTTTTGTGGGGATCAGCAGCAGGCATGGTCATCCGGTGGGAAAGCAACGGGAAACTCTAGCATCCGGAGGGCACATTACATGCATAACTCGGAGTCGTCAGGAACAAATCATAGTAATACTCGCACTAACAGTTATATTGCTGCAGAGAGATTGTGTGCTTCATTGAAGAAGTCCTTGGTCTTCTTTGTTCATTTGACAGCCAAGTTTCCGCTGGTGGTCATCTTTCTTCTTATAACGTTATATGCAATACCTGCCAGTGCTGCCATCTTGGCCTTGTACGTACTCATTACTGTTCTGTTCGCTCTTCCATCCTTTCTGATCCTGTACTTTGCGTACCCAAGTTTGGATTGGCTGGTTCGGGAAATTATCACTTGA
- the LOC113699300 gene encoding EID1-like F-box protein 2 isoform X3 — translation MIITKQYRCIHSASCLCTKGHLTQEVIFLLFQHLNWNPKLIATLSSVCKWFDDLAKRVLWKEFCKTRAPKMMLDLETGGSHSVDGNWRALGKLLIYCSGCTKGGLFNSIHIPGHFVYRTRFSRTSGKSFLLPQCRTDVLYVSDPCEHLDQGEEGDVGFFRGVFKSFATSKVRKLLIKREAPLHPTEVCPYCKAKLWSMLQARLIPSSASCRLGAYEDCIEYYVCLNGHVLGICTLLPLSDSEEASELE, via the coding sequence ATGATTATTACTAAGCAGTACCGCTGCATACACTCGGCAAGTTGTCTGTGCACAAAAGGGCATCTAACTCAGGAAGTGATATTCCTACTTTTCCAGCATCTGAATTGGAATCCAAAACTTATTGCGACTCTTTCTTCTGTTTGTAAATGGTTTGATGACCTAGCCAAAAGAGTTCTTTGGAAGGAGTTTTGCAAAACTAGGGCTCCCAAGATGATGCTTGATTTGGAAACTGGTGGGAGCCATAGTGTTGATGGGAATTGGCGGGCACTTGGCAAGTTGCTTATTTACTGTTCTGGATGTACCAAGGGTGGCTTGTTCAACAGCATTCACATTCCTGGACACTTTGTTTATAGGACGCGTTTTTCCAGGACATCAGGAAAGAGCTTCTTGTTACCACAATGCAGAACAGATGTTCTATATGTATCTGATCCATGTGAACATCTTGACCAGGGAGAAGAGGGGGATGTCGGATTTTTCCGGGGAGTTTTTAAATCTTTTGCGACTTCAAAGGTTCGTAAGTTGCTAATCAAAAGGGAAGCCCCACTGCATCCGACAGAGGTATGCCCTTATTGCAAGGCAAAGTTGTGGAGCATGCTGCAAGCAAGGTTGATACCATCAAGTGCCAGCTGCAGATTGGGCGCTTATGAAGATTGCATTGAGTATTACGTGTGCCTGAATGGTCACGTTCTTGGAATATGCACCctcttgcctttgtctgattCGGAGGAAGCATCTGAGCTGGAGTAA
- the LOC113698424 gene encoding uncharacterized protein, whose product MAEEIVNSLVASEISESDDISSHKSSISKPSSPDNAGSILPSINRTSPDSCPDFNDSRRNSTGKRSNTKVVPHYLRASTGSCHDFCKYGHKHAFEEKEMHPFRKGIIRTPIEKQNSALTASLVERKKVTVMRRMVSPGMKFHSSRHGSSPGPINLADRPTMIKQLPAKKVEVSPKCDPLPQHKESKSEKRMNNFSSKHPPLQPPPTKQFSSFRTLKSAKQVVKDEKPMSNFSLQSSPSVGPRPSAKNAEKAEKLRNNLSEKSSPSVGEQQPVSKSSSCFHPPASVKGRDKRKDDMKASRNLVVTKVSAKKVFEAPTALLSPKPSMNIDVAMKAKKNRTLKVVCPLKDQNRVQGEEMEKNNDEIVSEKTLHVIVEEKKNHMAEFTENSDVVPSFALQSVPSPKSLSRSPSPSLSSHERRGGVDGGCSGDGDGNGDSESLSSHERRGENDDGDGDGDSVEEEEEGGGGGEFGTYDDDDDEGEDVEEGNGYACETTGKFCNKNDMAKHNGGEAGEGNLRKTLRKGVVFSESKDPRPVKLKFKRGKVVDLQSENNGGPRRLRFRRPRVMEEKHDLKGELRRRNFKKKEPDGDGNGSKPRNENVVLKHQDMQGRKDAQGLFNNVIEETANKLVESRKSKVKALVGAFETVISLQDTKPSPQTVS is encoded by the coding sequence atgGCTGAGGAGATTGTCAATTCACTGGTTGCCTCTGAAATAAGTGAATCAGATGACATTAGTTCACACAAAAGCTCCATAAGTAAACCAAGTTCACCAGATAATGCAGGCAGCATTCTTCCCAGCATTAACAGAACATCTCCTGATTCATGCCCTGATTTCaatgattcaagaagaaattcTACTGGAAAACGAAGCAATACAAAAGTTGTTCCACATTATCTCAGAGCTTCAACAGGTTCTTGTCATGATTTCTGTAAATATGGCCACAAACATGCTTTTGAAGAGAAGGAAATGCATCCTTTTCGGAAAGGAATTATAAGAACTCCAATTGAAAAGCAGAATTCTGCACTTACTGCATCTTTGGTGGAGAGAAAGAAGGTGACTGTAATGAGGAGAATGGTTTCCCCTGGCATGAAATTCCATTCTTCAAGACACGGATCTTCACCTGGTCCAATCAACTTGGCAGATCGTCCTACAATGATCAAGCAGCTACCGGCTAAGAAAGTTGAAGTGTCTCCAAAATGTGACCCATTACCTCAACACAAGGAGTCAAAATCTGAGAAGAGGATGAACAATTTTTCCAGCAAGCATCCTCCTTTGCAGCCTCCCCCAACTAAACAATTCTCTTCTTTTCGGACACTAAAATCTGCTAAACAGGTGGTAAAAGATGAAAAGCCTATGAGTAACTTTTCACTGCAGTCATCTCCTTCTGTGGGGCCACGGCCATCTGCTAAGAATGCAGAAAAAGCTGAAAAGTTGAGGAATAATTTGTCAGAGAAATCTTCACCTTCTGTAGGGGAACAGCAACCAGtatcaaaatcatcttcatgtTTTCACCCTCCAGCGAGTGTCAAAGGGAgagacaaaagaaaagatgatatGAAGGCAAGCAGAAACCTGGTGGTAACAAAAGTATCTGCAAAGAAAGTATTTGAAGCCCCCACTGCTTTGTTATCTCCTAAGCCTTCCATGAATATAGATGTAGCCATGAAAGCAAAGAAAAATAGAACTTTAAAAGTAGTCTGTCCTCTGAAGGATCAAAACAGGGTACAGGGGGAGGAGATGGAAAAGAACAATGATGAGATTGTCTCTGAGAAGACTTTGCATGTTATTgtggaagaaaaaaagaatcacATGGCAGAATTCACTGAAAACAGTGATGTAGTACCATCATTTGCACTCCAGTCAGTTCCATCACCCAAGTCTCTGTCTCGATCCCCATCTCCATCTTTGTCATCTCATGAAAGAAGAGGAGGTGTTGATGGTGGTTGTAGTGGCGATGGTGATGGTAATGGTGATAGTGAATCTTTGTCATCTCATGAAAGAAGAGGAGAAAATGATGATGGTGATGGTGATGGTGATAgtgttgaagaagaagaagaaggaggaggaggaggagaatttggaacttatgatgatgatgatgatgaagggGAGGACGTAGAGGAAGGAAATGGATATGCATGTGAAACAACTGGGAAGTTCTGTAACAAAAATGATATGGCAAAGCATAATGGAGGAGAAGCTGGAGAAGGAAATCTTAGGAAGACTCTGAGGAAAGGTGTTGTGTTTTCAGAATCTAAAGATCCTAGACCAGTGAAACTAAAGTTTAAGAGAGGTAAGGTTGTGGATCTTCAATCTGAAAATAATGGTGGTCCTAGGAGGCTGCGATTTCGCCGGCCGAGAGTAATGGAAGAAAAACATGATCTGAAGGGTGAACTGCGGAGGAGgaatttcaagaagaaagaacCTGATGGTGATGGAAATGGTAGTAAACCCAGAAATGAAAACGTTGTTTTGAAGCACCAAGATATGCAGGGAAGGAAAGATGCTCAAGGTTTGTTCAATAATGTTATTGAAGAAACagctaacaagcttgttgagaGCAGGAAAAGTAAAGTTAAAGCCTTGGTTGGTGCTTTTGAAACGGTTATCTCTTTGCAAGATACTAAACCTTCCCCGCAAACCGTCAGTTGA
- the LOC113699300 gene encoding EID1-like F-box protein 2 isoform X2 — MLNFCRGVETILWSCYLVKKMIITKQYRCIHSASCLCTKGHLTQEVIFLLFQHLNWNPKLIATLSSVCKWFDDLAKRVLWKEFCKTRAPKMMLDLETGGSHSVDGNWRALGKLLIYCSGCTKGGLFNSIHIPGHFVYRTRFSRTSGKSFLLPQCRTDVLYVSDPCEHLDQGEEGDVGFFRGVFKSFATSKVRKLLIKREAPLHPTEVCPYCKAKLWSMLQARLIPSSASCRLGAYEDCIEYYVCLNGHVLGICTLLPLSDSEEASELE; from the coding sequence ATGCTTAATTTTTGCAGAGGAGTGGAAACTATTCTCTGGAGCTGCTACTTGGTCAAGAAGATGATTATTACTAAGCAGTACCGCTGCATACACTCGGCAAGTTGTCTGTGCACAAAAGGGCATCTAACTCAGGAAGTGATATTCCTACTTTTCCAGCATCTGAATTGGAATCCAAAACTTATTGCGACTCTTTCTTCTGTTTGTAAATGGTTTGATGACCTAGCCAAAAGAGTTCTTTGGAAGGAGTTTTGCAAAACTAGGGCTCCCAAGATGATGCTTGATTTGGAAACTGGTGGGAGCCATAGTGTTGATGGGAATTGGCGGGCACTTGGCAAGTTGCTTATTTACTGTTCTGGATGTACCAAGGGTGGCTTGTTCAACAGCATTCACATTCCTGGACACTTTGTTTATAGGACGCGTTTTTCCAGGACATCAGGAAAGAGCTTCTTGTTACCACAATGCAGAACAGATGTTCTATATGTATCTGATCCATGTGAACATCTTGACCAGGGAGAAGAGGGGGATGTCGGATTTTTCCGGGGAGTTTTTAAATCTTTTGCGACTTCAAAGGTTCGTAAGTTGCTAATCAAAAGGGAAGCCCCACTGCATCCGACAGAGGTATGCCCTTATTGCAAGGCAAAGTTGTGGAGCATGCTGCAAGCAAGGTTGATACCATCAAGTGCCAGCTGCAGATTGGGCGCTTATGAAGATTGCATTGAGTATTACGTGTGCCTGAATGGTCACGTTCTTGGAATATGCACCctcttgcctttgtctgattCGGAGGAAGCATCTGAGCTGGAGTAA
- the LOC113698161 gene encoding uncharacterized protein isoform X1, whose protein sequence is MVAGINLTSPKSTLLPNHSSLGESNATTAFLGGSPLNGLSFQLKPKVIKNVNLIVASGKAIGSSSSTSGSSGGRFYFNITGFPFPLGPFLNRRTIRTEAVKDSIWLFEQEQALGFSSVSTNIRMTVIKLKSGGLWVHAPIAPTKECIELVKELGAPVEYIVLPTFAYEHKIFVGPFSRKFPRAQVWVAPRQWSWPLNLPLEFFGIFRAKTLKDDDTSTPWADEIEQKVLSCPEVGIGPYVEVAFYHKRSRTLLVTDAVIFVPRQPPECISKESLLASAKNGLAVKVLSKGKEVPNEPVVDDNKNRQKGWERMVLQILFLGPSNLLEPNASFAQMSQKLIVSPIVKTLVFSKVPEKVRDWIDSIVRDWRFKRIIPAHFAAPINASRSDFLAAFAFLDDLLGEQYVTRPSLSLLFTSLLGKAASYFPPDDMRTLSSLDEFLVSVGVVKKTVSGRKRR, encoded by the exons atggtGGCAGGCATCAATTTGACCTCGCCGAAGTCCACTTTATTGCCAAATCATTCGTCTTTAGGAGAATCAAACGCTACTACTGCTTTCCTTGGTGGGTCACCTTTAAATggtttatcttttcaattaaaACCCAAAGTAATCAAGAATGTCAATTTGATAGTTGCTTCCGGAAAAGCCAtcggcagcagcagcagcacgAGTGGTAGCAGTGGCGGAAGGTTCTACTTCAATATCACTGGGTTTCCTTTCCCTCTTGGTCCTTTCCTGAACAGGCGGACAATCAGAACTGAG GCCGTAAAAGACTCCATATGGCTATTCGAACAAGAGCAAGCACTGGGTTTCAGCAGCGTCTCGACAAACATCAGGATGACTGTGATCAAACTTAAGTCTGGCGGGTTGTGGGTTCATGCACCAATTGCTCCAACCAAGGAATGCATCGAG CTTGTGAAAGAGTTAGGAGCTCCAGTGGAATATATTGTTCTGCCTACATTTGCATACGAGCATAAAATATTTGTCGGTCCATTTTCCAGAAAATTCCCTCGGGCTCAGGTTTGGGTGGCACCAAGGCAGTGGAGTTGGCCTTTGAACTTGCCACTTGAATTCTTCGGAATTTTTCGAGCCAAAACATTGAAAGATGACGACACATCAACACCATGGGCTGATGAAATTGAACAGAAAGTTCTCAGCTGTCCTGAAGTTG GAATTGGACCATACGTGGAGGTGGCATTCTATCACAAACGTTCAAGGACACTACTAGTAACAGATGCTGTAATATTTGTCCCCAGGCAACCTCCAGAGTGTATTAGCAAAGAGTCCTTGTTAGCGTCTGCGAAAAATGGTCTGGCTGTTAAAGTCCTTAGCAAGGGAAAGGAAGTACCTAATGAACCAGTAGTTGATGACAACAAGAACCGACAAAAAG GATGGGAAAGAATGGTTCTCCAAATTTTGTTTCTTGGTCCTTCTAACCTTTTGGAGCCCAATGCTAGCTTTGCACAAATGTCACAAAAGTTGATTGTTTCGCCCATTGTGAAGACATTAGTCTTCAGTAAGGTTCCTGAAAAG GTCAGAGATTGGATTGATAGCATAGTCCGTGATTGGAGGTTCAAGAGAATAATCCCTGCTCACTTCGCTGCTCCAATAAATGCAAGCAGGTCAGATTTCTTGGCGGCATTTGCGTTTTTGGATGACCTATTGGGCGAGCAGTATGTTACTCGACCTTCTCTCTCCCTTCTATTCACATCACTCCTGGGAAAGGCTGCAAGTTACTTTCCTCCTGATGACATGAGGACTCTGTCTTCCCTGGATGAGTTCCTAGTCTCAGTGGGAGTGGTGAAGAAGACAGTCTCTGGTCGGAAAAGAAGATGA
- the LOC113698161 gene encoding uncharacterized protein isoform X2, whose translation MVAGINLTSPKSTLLPNHSSLGESNATTAFLVASGKAIGSSSSTSGSSGGRFYFNITGFPFPLGPFLNRRTIRTEAVKDSIWLFEQEQALGFSSVSTNIRMTVIKLKSGGLWVHAPIAPTKECIELVKELGAPVEYIVLPTFAYEHKIFVGPFSRKFPRAQVWVAPRQWSWPLNLPLEFFGIFRAKTLKDDDTSTPWADEIEQKVLSCPEVGIGPYVEVAFYHKRSRTLLVTDAVIFVPRQPPECISKESLLASAKNGLAVKVLSKGKEVPNEPVVDDNKNRQKGWERMVLQILFLGPSNLLEPNASFAQMSQKLIVSPIVKTLVFSKVPEKVRDWIDSIVRDWRFKRIIPAHFAAPINASRSDFLAAFAFLDDLLGEQYVTRPSLSLLFTSLLGKAASYFPPDDMRTLSSLDEFLVSVGVVKKTVSGRKRR comes from the exons atggtGGCAGGCATCAATTTGACCTCGCCGAAGTCCACTTTATTGCCAAATCATTCGTCTTTAGGAGAATCAAACGCTACTACTGCTTTCCTTG TTGCTTCCGGAAAAGCCAtcggcagcagcagcagcacgAGTGGTAGCAGTGGCGGAAGGTTCTACTTCAATATCACTGGGTTTCCTTTCCCTCTTGGTCCTTTCCTGAACAGGCGGACAATCAGAACTGAG GCCGTAAAAGACTCCATATGGCTATTCGAACAAGAGCAAGCACTGGGTTTCAGCAGCGTCTCGACAAACATCAGGATGACTGTGATCAAACTTAAGTCTGGCGGGTTGTGGGTTCATGCACCAATTGCTCCAACCAAGGAATGCATCGAG CTTGTGAAAGAGTTAGGAGCTCCAGTGGAATATATTGTTCTGCCTACATTTGCATACGAGCATAAAATATTTGTCGGTCCATTTTCCAGAAAATTCCCTCGGGCTCAGGTTTGGGTGGCACCAAGGCAGTGGAGTTGGCCTTTGAACTTGCCACTTGAATTCTTCGGAATTTTTCGAGCCAAAACATTGAAAGATGACGACACATCAACACCATGGGCTGATGAAATTGAACAGAAAGTTCTCAGCTGTCCTGAAGTTG GAATTGGACCATACGTGGAGGTGGCATTCTATCACAAACGTTCAAGGACACTACTAGTAACAGATGCTGTAATATTTGTCCCCAGGCAACCTCCAGAGTGTATTAGCAAAGAGTCCTTGTTAGCGTCTGCGAAAAATGGTCTGGCTGTTAAAGTCCTTAGCAAGGGAAAGGAAGTACCTAATGAACCAGTAGTTGATGACAACAAGAACCGACAAAAAG GATGGGAAAGAATGGTTCTCCAAATTTTGTTTCTTGGTCCTTCTAACCTTTTGGAGCCCAATGCTAGCTTTGCACAAATGTCACAAAAGTTGATTGTTTCGCCCATTGTGAAGACATTAGTCTTCAGTAAGGTTCCTGAAAAG GTCAGAGATTGGATTGATAGCATAGTCCGTGATTGGAGGTTCAAGAGAATAATCCCTGCTCACTTCGCTGCTCCAATAAATGCAAGCAGGTCAGATTTCTTGGCGGCATTTGCGTTTTTGGATGACCTATTGGGCGAGCAGTATGTTACTCGACCTTCTCTCTCCCTTCTATTCACATCACTCCTGGGAAAGGCTGCAAGTTACTTTCCTCCTGATGACATGAGGACTCTGTCTTCCCTGGATGAGTTCCTAGTCTCAGTGGGAGTGGTGAAGAAGACAGTCTCTGGTCGGAAAAGAAGATGA